A portion of the Malania oleifera isolate guangnan ecotype guangnan chromosome 3, ASM2987363v1, whole genome shotgun sequence genome contains these proteins:
- the LOC131150780 gene encoding stromal cell-derived factor 2-like protein, producing MAVSFFALALFIFLTLDLDQGSPSYTSAASEGVEITYGTVLKLMHEKTKFRLHSHDVPYGSGSGQQSVTAFPNVDDANSYWIVRPQTGTSAKQGDTIKSGTLIRLQHMKTRKWLHSHLHASPISGNLEVSCFGGEHDSDTGDFWRVHIEGSGKTWKQDQRIRLQHVDTGGFLHSHDKKYQRIAGGQQEVCGVRDKRADNVWLAAEGAYLPVTESK from the exons ATGGCGGTCTCATTCTTCGCCCTTGCCCTCTTCATATTTCTCACCCTCGATCTCGATCAGGGCTCGCCCTCGTACACCTCCGCTGCTTCTGAAGGCGTTGAG ATTACTTATGGGACAGTTCTTAAGTTGATGCATGAGAAGACAAAGTTTAGGCTGCATTCTCATGATGTTCCATATGGTTCTGGAAGCGGTCAGCAATCTGTCACTGCTTTTCCCAATGTTGATGATGCCAATAGCTATTGG ATTGTTAGACCTCAGACAGGGACATCTGCCAAACAAGGCGACACGATTAAAAGTGGGACGCTCATTAGGTTGCAACATATGAAAACCCGAAAGTGGCTGCACAGTCATTTGCATGCATCTCCGATATCAGGGAACTTAGAG GTGAGCTGCTTTGGAGGAGAGCATGATTCCGATACTGGGGATTTTTGGAG GGTTCATATTGAAGGAAGCGGTAAGACGTGGAAACAAGATCAGAGGATTCGGCTTCAACATGTGGACACTGGTGGCTTTCTACATAGTCATGACAAGAAATATCAACGGATAGCTGGAGGGCAGCAGGAG GTTTGTGGTGTGCGAGACAAGCGTGCTGATAATGTTTGGTTGGCAGCAGAAGGGGCGTACCTTCCAGTTACTGAAAGCAAGTAA